One genomic segment of Hymenobacter psoromatis includes these proteins:
- a CDS encoding tetratricopeptide repeat protein, whose product MSKIPYTGKTPGARQPVRPVSADPLAPAQESYATENPLLEDPDALAARLAESEDFVRRNRNVLLGILVVVVAAIAGAFGYNYWRTEQNTQAENAMFKAVDYWEADSLNKAMKGDGKHPGLAKVVTEYSSTKTGNLASFYAGVAALKEGKFQEAYNYLDKFSSNDYLVQSRAYSLMGDAKLELNQPKEAAELYAKAADHNANDYFSPGYVLKEGVALEAAKDNAGALKAYDRILNDYATSQEAAEARQRKAALGQ is encoded by the coding sequence ATGTCTAAGATTCCATATACCGGCAAAACGCCGGGTGCCCGTCAGCCCGTTCGCCCCGTATCGGCCGACCCGCTGGCACCGGCCCAAGAAAGCTACGCGACCGAAAATCCGTTGCTCGAAGACCCCGACGCCCTCGCTGCCCGCCTGGCCGAATCGGAAGACTTCGTGCGCCGCAACCGCAATGTGCTGCTGGGGATTCTGGTGGTAGTGGTGGCAGCGATAGCGGGCGCTTTCGGCTACAACTACTGGCGCACCGAGCAAAATACGCAGGCCGAGAACGCCATGTTTAAAGCCGTGGACTATTGGGAAGCCGACTCGCTGAACAAGGCGATGAAGGGCGACGGCAAGCACCCCGGCCTGGCCAAAGTGGTAACGGAGTATAGCAGCACCAAAACCGGCAACCTGGCCAGCTTTTACGCGGGCGTGGCCGCCCTCAAAGAAGGTAAGTTCCAGGAAGCCTACAACTACCTCGACAAGTTCAGCTCGAACGACTACTTGGTGCAGTCGCGGGCGTACTCGCTGATGGGCGACGCCAAGCTGGAGCTGAATCAGCCCAAGGAAGCCGCCGAGCTATATGCCAAAGCCGCCGACCACAATGCGAATGACTACTTCTCGCCCGGCTACGTGCTGAAGGAAGGGGTAGCCCTCGAAGCCGCCAAGGATAACGCCGGGGCCCTGAAAGCCTACGACCGCATCCTGAACGACTACGCCACCTCGCAGGAAGCCGCCGAAGCCCGCCAGCGCAAAGCTGCCCTCGGGCAGTAA
- the pdhA gene encoding pyruvate dehydrogenase (acetyl-transferring) E1 component subunit alpha gives MPDAHQGGNPSGEPIATSPAKPEFSKEVYLAWYAQMQLMRKFEEKAGQLYGQQKIKGFCHLYIGQEACVAGAISALEPGDKYITAYRDHAHPLALGTSPNAIMAELFAKATGCSKGKGGSMHMFDKEVGFMGGHGIVGGQIPMGAGIAFAEKYNKTGKLCICYMGDGAVRQGALHEAFNMAMLWKLPVIFVVENNGYAMGTSVQRTSNVTDLHIIAEGYQMPNEPVNAMNVEDVHHAVARAAERARAGEGPTFLEFKTYRYKGHSMSDPAKYRTKEEVEEYRHRDTIESVRHTILTHHMATEDELNATDERIKARVQESVDFAENSPYPDAAELYHDVYVQSDYPYIHD, from the coding sequence ATGCCTGATGCCCACCAGGGCGGTAACCCAAGCGGCGAGCCGATAGCCACTTCTCCCGCCAAGCCAGAGTTCTCAAAAGAAGTCTACCTGGCCTGGTATGCGCAAATGCAGCTCATGCGCAAGTTTGAGGAGAAAGCCGGTCAGTTGTACGGCCAGCAGAAGATAAAAGGTTTCTGCCACCTCTACATCGGCCAGGAAGCCTGCGTGGCCGGGGCCATATCGGCGCTGGAGCCGGGCGATAAATACATTACCGCTTACCGCGACCACGCGCACCCGCTGGCGCTCGGTACCTCGCCCAATGCCATCATGGCCGAGTTGTTTGCGAAGGCTACCGGCTGCTCGAAGGGCAAGGGCGGCTCGATGCACATGTTTGATAAGGAAGTCGGTTTCATGGGCGGGCACGGCATCGTGGGCGGCCAGATTCCGATGGGTGCGGGCATTGCCTTCGCCGAGAAGTATAACAAGACGGGCAAGCTCTGCATCTGCTACATGGGCGACGGCGCAGTGCGCCAGGGCGCTTTGCACGAAGCCTTCAACATGGCCATGCTCTGGAAGCTACCCGTGATTTTTGTGGTAGAGAATAATGGCTACGCGATGGGCACCTCGGTGCAGCGCACCTCCAACGTGACCGACCTGCACATCATCGCCGAAGGCTACCAGATGCCCAATGAGCCGGTGAACGCCATGAACGTGGAAGACGTGCACCACGCCGTGGCCCGCGCTGCCGAGCGTGCTCGCGCCGGCGAAGGCCCCACCTTCCTGGAGTTTAAAACCTATCGCTACAAGGGCCACTCGATGAGCGACCCGGCCAAGTACCGCACCAAGGAGGAAGTGGAGGAATACCGCCACCGCGATACCATCGAGTCCGTGCGCCACACCATCCTGACGCATCATATGGCCACGGAGGACGAGCTGAACGCGACCGACGAGCGTATCAAGGCCCGCGTGCAGGAGTCGGTAGATTTTGCCGAAAACTCGCCCTACCCCGATGCGGCGGAGCTGTACCACGACGTGTACGTTCAGAGTGACTATCCGTATATTCACGACTAA